The Neomonachus schauinslandi chromosome 11, ASM220157v2, whole genome shotgun sequence genome contains a region encoding:
- the LOC110593414 gene encoding olfactory receptor 2AT4 yields MGTTTCNGSVDGSPVFYLVGIPSLPESFFLPVFFIFLLFYLLILLGNALILVAVVAEPSLHKPMYFFLINLSTLDILFTTTTVPKMLSLFLLGDHFLSFPACLLQMYLFQSFTCSEAFILVVMAYDRYVAICRPLHYPVHMTPQTNAALAACAWFIALLLPIPAVVKTSQMAYNNIAHIYHCFCDHLALVQASCSDTLPQTLMGFCIAMVVSFLPLLLVLLSYAHILASVLRISSREGRSKAFSTCGSHLLVVGTYYSSIAIAYVAYRADLPFDFHIIGNVVCAILTPVLNPLIYTLRNKDIKAAITRMACLQDPKNAGNPDSQV; encoded by the coding sequence ATGGGGACCACAACCTGTAATGGATCAGTGGATGGATCACCAGTCTTCTACCTGGTGGGAATCCCCTCTCTGCCAGAGAGCTTCTTCCTCCCtgtgttctttattttcctcctcttctatctTCTCATCCTGCTGGGAAATGCCCTGATCCTGGTGGCTGTGGTGGCAGAGCCCAGCCTCCACAagcccatgtacttcttcctgatCAACCTCTCCACTCTGGACATTCTCTTTACCACAACCACTGTCCCCAAGATGCTGTCCCTGTTCCTGCTTGGAGACCACTTCCTCAGCTTCCCTGCCTGCTTATTGCAAATGTACCTCTTCCAAAGCTTCACATGTTCAGAAGCCTTCATCCTGGTGgtcatggcctatgaccgctatgtggctaTCTGCCGTCCCCTGCACTACCCTGTCCACATGACCCCACAGACCAATGCTGCCCTGGCAGCCTGTGCCTGGTTTATTGCTCTCCTCCTGCCCATCCCTGCGGTGGTCAAGACCTCCCAGATGGCATATAACAACATTGCTCACATCTACCATTGTTTCTGTGACCACCTGGCTTTGGTTCAGGCCTCCTGCTCTGACACCTTACCCCAGACCCTCATGGGCTTCTGCATCGCCATGGTGGTatccttcctgccccttctcctggtGCTTCTCTCCTATGCCCACATCCTGGCTTCGGTGCTTCGCATCAGCTCCCGAGAAGGACGCTCGAAAGCCTTCTCCACCTGCGGCTCCCACCTCCTGGTGGTTGGCACCTACTATTCATCCATTGCCATAGCCTATGTGGCCTACAGGGCTGACCTGCCCTTCGACTTTCACATCATAGGCAATGTGGTGTGTGCTATCCTCACCCCTGTCCTCAACCCTCTCATCTACACGCTGAGGAACAAGGATATCAAAGCAGCTATCACCAGAATGGCATGTCTTCAGGACCCGAAGAATGCTGGGAACCCTGATTCACAGGTATAA